The sequence TTCGTCCACCCGGTAGAGCTGCGCGCTGGCGATCTTGTGCGCCGGGTTGCCCAGAATCCGCCATTGGCCAGCTGCGTCGGGCCGCGCCCAGTGACCGGCCAGCCAGTGGGCCTTGTCCGCTGTCAGCCGGGGGTTGGTCTTCATCAGGCGCCTGGCGACGCCCGCCTGATCGTCATAGCGCTTCAGCGCCAGCTCGCCTTGTTCCAGGCTTTTCAGCCCGTCCATCCACTGGCCAAGCCGGCCGGGCGCCTGGCTGGGCCGGCTGCCCGGCAGGCCGAAACCCTCCAGGTTGACCAGTTTGCGGATGCGCGCCGGACGCACGCCACCGTACAGCATGGCGATATTGCCGCCCATGCTGTGGCCGACCAGATCGACCGCCTGGCCGGGCGCGTAGTGGTCGAGCAGAAAGTCAAGGTCGGCCAGGTAGTCGGCAAACCAGTAGCTGTCGGCCCGGTAGCCGGCGGGCGTCAGGCCGGTCTGCCCGAAGCCGCGCCAGTCGGGCGCGATGATGCTGCGGCCTGATGCAAACGCGTCGGAAAAGGCGTCCACCATGAACTGCCAGGACGCCGCCACATCCATCCAGCCATGCACCAGCACCAGCGGCGGCAGGGCAGACGGGGTTGAGCCTGGCTGGCCGTTCCAGACCTGGACGTGGTAGTCGAGTCCGCGAACAGGGACGAACTCGCTGCGAAAAAGTCGGGTTTCTTTGTACATTGGACTTGCATCATAAGGAGGCGCGCGTTGAAAAGCAGTCAAGACAGCGACACGCCCGGCCGCCCGCAAGCCACTGGGCCAAGGCTGAATAGGAGTCGCCAGGTGCTATTAAAATAATAGCTACTTGTGCAGGAACAGTATGCGCAGAAGCCGAATTTGATCAAAAACCGATGCCTGAATTCCAGTTTCCGCCAAAAACCAACTGCCGGCGGGCATAAAAAAAGCACCCGAAGGTGCTTTTTTGGGTTAACCCGCCAGTCCGGTATTAACGCGGAGCCGGCTCGGCCACGTAGATCTCGACGCGGCGGTTTTTGGCGCGGCCCTGCGCCGAGCTGTTGTCGGCAATCGGCTCGCGCGAACCGCGGCCGTCCGTGGCAATGCGCTGCGCCGCCACGCCACGGCCGACCAGGTAGTCGCGGGCCGCATTGGCGCGGTCCACCGACAGCGGGTTGTTGACGGAGTCGGAGCCGGTGCTGTCGGTGTGGCCA comes from Polaromonas naphthalenivorans CJ2 and encodes:
- a CDS encoding alpha/beta fold hydrolase, which gives rise to MYKETRLFRSEFVPVRGLDYHVQVWNGQPGSTPSALPPLVLVHGWMDVAASWQFMVDAFSDAFASGRSIIAPDWRGFGQTGLTPAGYRADSYWFADYLADLDFLLDHYAPGQAVDLVGHSMGGNIAMLYGGVRPARIRKLVNLEGFGLPGSRPSQAPGRLGQWMDGLKSLEQGELALKRYDDQAGVARRLMKTNPRLTADKAHWLAGHWARPDAAGQWRILGNPAHKIASAQLYRVDEVQEIHQRISAPVLAVEASDDSMGLWWKGKYSLAEYHERLRQVPDARVAVIEDAGHMLHHDQPGPLARLIEDFLNG